TTCGCGCTGAAATGATGGCTGAAATCAAGTAGATGAAAGCAAGGCAAGGAAGAGGAAGACTATAAGAAGTAATGAGAGAGGCCAACACCATACCACTGACTCCACATTTTGCCAAAGCTCTCATTCCCCAGAAGTGCCCCGTCCCGGCGTTCGagtgctatgatggatccagcgaccccgcGGCCCACcttcggtattataatcgtatttTGGCCCGATGGGACCAGGACGACGCGGTCCTCTGCAGATATTTTCCTTCAAGCTTGAAAGGATcaacattgtcttggtttgataacccACCACCCAATTCTATCGACTCCTACAGCCAGCTCACGGAGAAATTCCTGAGAACTTACATGTATAATAAGGACGTCAACACAGGGATGGACAAGTTTTTCTCGCTAGCGGTCACATACAAAGaaaccatcagagaatatactgataGGTGGCACAGAATCTGTCAAGCAATAGGGAATGTAGATCCATTGTTCACCATCAATTGCTACAAGTGGGTATTGGATATGATAAGCCTGCTATTTGTCGAAATTCATAGAAGCGTACCCACGACTGAAGGAGATCTTCGAGTTATCATTGAAAAGCACGCCAAATTGGAAGAAATCCAGCGAGAGAATCCTAGGGCCCAAACGCAAAGAGCACATCGGATAATTCCGTGGAGAAAGCTAGCGGATCCAAGAGAGGCAACTCGGCCGAACGTCCCAACGAAGATAGAAGAGGACGAAGGGATGATCATCGGCATGACGATCGGAAATTCGAAGATTAAGTGTATATGAAGCTAAACACCAACTACACTCGCATCCTAAGGGAGATCAAGGATCgagaaaacttagagtggccttGGTCCAAAGGAAACCAGCCACCCCGGTCTGAGAAGCCAAGAGACTACAACGagtatcactgcttcaacgggcATCAGactgaaaagtgcaagaacctcaaaataatgatccaaaagctGATTGACGTTGGTGACCTCAAGCAATACGTTCAGAAGACAGAAACTGATGAAAGGGCAAAACGAAGCCAACAAGTCCAACTACCTGAGGGTAACCGAACATTCAATATCATTTCATGCTCCGAATCTAACGGACCCTCTCTGACTACCCAGATAGGAAAAAGGTTGAGGAAACAATTTGAGGACCACTGCCAGCTATACAAGATTGACGGAGTCGAAGTTGATGAGCACGAATAATGAATTAACGCACCGATGACATTCgacgctgaagatatcgaagaagacatGGAGGAACACAAAGATCCTTTAGTTCTCACTTTACCAGTAGCAGGATGCAACGTTAAGAAGATCTTGATTGACGGAGGGAGTTCAGTCGACGTTCTATTTTATGATACGTTCAAACGAATGGAATTGAATGATGAACAACTTATATCTTCTTATTATACCATCTATAGATTCAACGGCGCACCTACGAAGCCCCTGGGGGACATTGTGTTAGAGGTAAAGGCAGGACCAATGAAGATCGAAATCCGGTTCAGCGTGGTAGATGCTCTTTCTCcctacaacgccatcatcggTCGGAGATGGGTACAGAAACTCAAAGGAGTAGCCGCGACATATCACCAATACCTTAGATTCCCAACacccgaaggggtaatggaaatTAAGGGAGATCAAGTCACCGCCCGAGAATGCCAAGCTCTACAAAACCAACTCAATAATGAACAAGATAAGCAACGAAAGTCCCACAGGAACACAAATAAGGAAGCCGCTAAGGACAGGGCAATTGACCTATATCTTGAAGAAATTTCGGGAAACATCTTGACAA
The nucleotide sequence above comes from Papaver somniferum cultivar HN1 chromosome 8, ASM357369v1, whole genome shotgun sequence. Encoded proteins:
- the LOC113306047 gene encoding uncharacterized protein LOC113306047; protein product: MTFDAEDIEEDMEEHKDPLVLTLPVAGCNVKKILIDGGSSVDVLFYDTFKRMELNDEQLISSYYTIYRFNGAPTKPLGDIVLEVKAGPMKIEIRFSVVDALSPYNAIIGRRWVQKLKGVAATYHQYLRFPTPEGVMEIKGDQVTARECQALQNQLNNEQDKQRKSHRNTNKEAAKDRAIDLYLEEISGNILTKENVVLTTEASTSMAKGAEEPAK